One segment of Leptospiraceae bacterium DNA contains the following:
- a CDS encoding UPF0175 family protein, producing MQISLELSDAYFSLYDSYSLTREIHLSLALILFKQAKVSITKAAHIADLDLYEFMRECSKNQIPVINITPEEFQEEWDDIRKDFQ from the coding sequence ATGCAAATATCTTTAGAATTATCGGATGCCTATTTTTCTTTGTATGATAGCTATAGTCTTACGAGAGAAATTCACTTAAGTCTTGCTTTGATTCTTTTTAAGCAGGCGAAAGTTTCCATTACGAAGGCTGCTCATATTGCCGATTTAGATTTATATGAATTTATGAGAGAATGCAGTAAGAATCAAATTCCTGTAATTAATATAACCCCAGAGGAATTTCAGGAGGAATGGGATGATATTAGAAAGGATTTTCAATGA
- a CDS encoding TlpA family protein disulfide reductase, whose product MKKTFILLLLFFFSLAAQEAPSSFMLIQESSGEPVFFKEYVKKKPIILNFWATYCVPCKKEMPEIQQLAKETGKAQLIFISIDPSSEKEKVRAFLSEAGISETVLLDIYQVAAKAYLPSLEVPATFLIGSDGQIKFKTIGYTDKTIKELRSRIPKLK is encoded by the coding sequence ATGAAAAAAACTTTTATCTTACTTCTACTTTTCTTTTTTAGTTTAGCCGCTCAAGAGGCTCCTTCTTCCTTTATGTTGATCCAAGAATCAAGCGGGGAGCCTGTTTTTTTTAAGGAGTATGTTAAGAAAAAACCTATCATTCTCAATTTTTGGGCAACCTATTGTGTTCCCTGCAAAAAAGAAATGCCAGAGATACAACAACTTGCTAAAGAAACAGGAAAAGCCCAATTAATATTCATAAGCATAGACCCATCGAGTGAAAAGGAAAAAGTAAGAGCTTTCCTCTCCGAAGCAGGAATTAGCGAAACTGTTTTACTTGATATTTATCAGGTAGCGGCTAAGGCGTATTTGCCTTCTTTGGAAGTTCCAGCTACATTTCTAATTGGAAGTGATGGACAGATAAAATTTAAAACCATTGGTTATACAGATAAAACTATCAAAGAGCTTCGGTCAAGAATTCCGAAATTAAAATAA
- a CDS encoding DEAD/DEAH box helicase, producing MLISTPSEDQKVQVRGRHYVVSKLNPFKTKEGYISNILDLKCLEEDVLEEEENISILWELEAKIGARILGDKALIPEITGFDAPEKFDSFLNAVRWGILSDTFDDNLQAPFRAGIDIEDYQLVPLVKALNMPRANMLIADDVGLGKTIEAGLILHEFILRQKARKILIICPSSLQLKWKEQMREKFGIDFEIADSEYLRQLRRKRGLDVNPWNHFPRLITSIDYIKRDRALQMYRELLPAPGESPYPRRFDMMIVDEAHNVAPSSRLNYSVDSQRTKLIKELVPHFEHKLFLTATPHNGYKESFTALLELIDDQRFARGVEPDKTQLATTMVRRLKNEFADKSTGKKKFPARVLKHLVVNYTPEEKEAHSLLQKYTELRHFAPSVTERIAIEFVLKLLKKRLFSSPSAFGLTLKKHIQSLETTTKKKLIKRDINESILKRKIAELEEEFGNDEQYKTTEEEVVNTTANFFREATNEEKHILEKLQTYAEQWSFRDSKAKVLVEWIRANLFTEKNWNDERVIIFTEYRDTQKWLQEIFGRERFFDEGRTQIIYGGMDPEEREKIKAEFQTHPKDTKVRILLATDAASEGIDLQNYCSRLIHFEIPWNPNRMEQRNGRLDRHGQKANEVQIFHFVGGNFEDGDISSKKAGDLDGDLEFLMRAAKKVNQIREDLGQSGDVITEQIETAMLGFERGNSGVAPTAVQKRERKKLEKIEQNLQKEVEKSYKQLLKTGEELGITPTAIQNTVNDALRLAGKELLIPTNQRGIFQVPRFTGPWSKALEGLKHPFLDSVRSITFDPDLAKGKDDVVYAHLNHRLVRMSLELLRSEIWSSTETKKLNRITIKGIDKSVTSMITAVVFARMIVVGGEKRKVRLLEEIICAGGELVNGKYKKISSEKELQKILEKSYIADVPESKKKDILEFKEIFKEGLNLSIETKKDEKNKSLPQLLEKRKEEDCKRIEEVLLELKRQIESLLNEHKDDSQLSFWTPEETDQFKLDGVELRNRSNRIPAEIESEKINISDKYKNHRIEIFPVGVSFYIPL from the coding sequence ATGCTAATATCCACCCCATCAGAAGACCAAAAAGTTCAAGTAAGAGGACGACACTACGTTGTAAGTAAGCTAAATCCTTTTAAGACCAAAGAAGGATACATTTCTAATATTCTAGATTTGAAATGCTTGGAAGAAGATGTATTAGAGGAAGAAGAAAATATTAGCATTCTCTGGGAATTAGAAGCAAAGATTGGAGCTAGGATTTTAGGTGATAAGGCTTTAATTCCCGAAATTACTGGATTTGATGCACCCGAAAAGTTTGATTCGTTTTTAAATGCCGTGAGATGGGGAATTCTTTCAGACACATTCGATGATAATTTACAGGCTCCGTTTCGAGCGGGTATTGATATAGAGGATTACCAGCTTGTGCCGCTTGTGAAAGCTTTGAACATGCCGCGCGCCAATATGCTAATTGCTGATGATGTCGGACTTGGTAAGACGATTGAAGCCGGTCTAATACTCCATGAATTTATCCTTAGACAGAAAGCTAGGAAGATACTAATCATTTGCCCTTCGTCTTTGCAATTAAAGTGGAAAGAGCAGATGCGCGAGAAATTTGGAATTGACTTTGAAATAGCCGATTCTGAATATCTAAGGCAATTAAGGAGAAAACGCGGATTAGACGTAAATCCCTGGAATCATTTTCCTAGACTTATTACTTCGATAGATTACATCAAGCGTGATCGCGCATTGCAGATGTATAGAGAGTTGCTTCCTGCTCCTGGTGAATCGCCTTACCCACGCAGGTTTGATATGATGATAGTAGATGAAGCTCATAATGTTGCTCCTTCTAGTCGATTGAATTATTCTGTAGATTCCCAGCGAACTAAATTAATTAAAGAATTAGTGCCACATTTTGAGCATAAATTATTTTTAACGGCTACACCGCATAACGGTTACAAAGAAAGCTTTACCGCACTTCTGGAATTAATTGACGATCAAAGATTTGCTCGTGGAGTAGAGCCGGATAAAACTCAGTTGGCGACAACGATGGTGCGTCGTTTAAAAAATGAATTTGCAGACAAGTCTACAGGTAAGAAAAAATTTCCCGCAAGAGTATTAAAACACTTAGTTGTAAATTATACTCCCGAAGAAAAAGAGGCTCACTCTCTATTACAAAAATATACCGAATTACGACATTTTGCCCCTAGTGTGACTGAACGCATTGCCATTGAGTTTGTATTGAAATTATTAAAGAAAAGACTTTTCTCTTCTCCATCTGCTTTTGGACTTACTTTAAAAAAACATATTCAGTCCTTGGAAACTACTACTAAGAAAAAGTTAATCAAGCGAGATATAAATGAAAGCATTCTAAAAAGAAAAATTGCCGAGCTTGAGGAAGAATTTGGAAACGACGAGCAATACAAAACCACAGAAGAAGAAGTTGTCAATACAACAGCTAATTTCTTTAGAGAAGCGACGAACGAAGAAAAACATATTTTAGAAAAATTACAAACTTATGCTGAGCAGTGGAGCTTTCGAGATTCTAAGGCAAAGGTTTTAGTGGAGTGGATACGGGCAAATTTATTTACCGAAAAGAATTGGAATGATGAGCGTGTGATTATTTTTACCGAGTATCGAGATACGCAGAAATGGTTGCAAGAGATATTTGGAAGAGAGAGATTTTTTGATGAGGGGCGAACACAGATTATCTACGGTGGAATGGATCCAGAGGAAAGAGAAAAAATTAAAGCAGAATTTCAGACTCATCCAAAAGACACAAAGGTTAGAATCTTATTAGCCACTGACGCTGCTTCAGAAGGGATTGATTTACAAAATTATTGTTCTCGTCTCATTCATTTTGAAATTCCCTGGAATCCAAATAGAATGGAACAGAGAAATGGTCGTTTGGACAGACACGGGCAAAAGGCAAACGAAGTGCAAATCTTCCATTTCGTAGGTGGAAATTTTGAAGACGGAGACATCTCTTCTAAGAAGGCAGGGGATTTAGATGGTGATTTAGAATTTCTAATGCGCGCGGCTAAGAAAGTAAATCAAATCCGAGAAGACTTAGGGCAATCGGGAGATGTGATTACAGAACAAATTGAAACTGCCATGCTTGGATTCGAAAGAGGCAATTCAGGAGTAGCTCCTACAGCGGTTCAAAAAAGAGAGCGAAAGAAATTAGAAAAGATAGAGCAGAATTTACAAAAAGAAGTGGAGAAGTCTTACAAACAACTTTTAAAAACAGGAGAGGAGTTAGGAATTACTCCCACGGCTATCCAGAATACAGTAAATGATGCTTTAAGACTTGCCGGCAAAGAACTATTAATCCCTACAAATCAAAGAGGAATTTTCCAAGTGCCAAGATTTACAGGTCCTTGGAGTAAGGCTTTAGAAGGATTGAAGCATCCATTCTTGGACTCAGTGCGATCTATTACATTTGATCCTGACCTCGCAAAGGGAAAGGATGATGTGGTATATGCGCATCTTAATCATAGACTTGTAAGAATGAGTCTAGAGTTGCTACGCTCTGAAATCTGGTCATCCACAGAAACTAAAAAACTCAATCGTATCACAATCAAAGGAATTGATAAATCAGTAACGAGTATGATTACAGCAGTCGTCTTTGCTAGAATGATTGTGGTTGGGGGAGAAAAACGAAAAGTGAGACTCTTGGAAGAAATCATCTGCGCAGGCGGTGAGTTAGTAAATGGAAAATACAAAAAAATCTCTTCCGAAAAAGAATTACAAAAGATATTAGAAAAATCTTATATAGCTGATGTTCCTGAAAGTAAGAAAAAAGATATTTTAGAATTCAAGGAAATTTTTAAGGAAGGACTTAATCTATCTATTGAAACAAAGAAAGATGAGAAGAATAAGTCTTTGCCGCAACTCTTAGAAAAGAGAAAAGAAGAAGATTGCAAACGAATCGAAGAGGTGTTGCTAGAATTGAAACGTCAAATTGAAAGTTTATTAAACGAACATAAAGATGATTCTCAGCTTTCATTTTGGACTCCAGAAGAAACAGACCAATTCAAACTAGATGGAGTAGAATTACGCAATCGCTCAAATAGAATTCCGGCAGAAATCGAATCTGAGAAAATCAATATCTCTGATAAATATAAAAATCATCGCATCGAAATATTCCCTGTTGGGGTAAGTTTTTATATACCGCTATGA
- the bfr gene encoding bacterioferritin: MKGNAEVLEILGEILAAELTAINQYFIHAKMNKNKGYVKLGKYLHAESIGEMKHADAVIERILFFDGVPDLQRYMKIMVGSNIEEMLKHDLALEFAAVERLNRGIEIATKFKDNGSRELMEKILISEEEHIDWIEAQQNIISEIGVANYLAQQIEGE; this comes from the coding sequence ATGAAAGGGAATGCAGAAGTATTGGAAATACTAGGGGAAATTTTAGCAGCAGAGCTTACGGCGATTAATCAGTATTTTATTCATGCAAAAATGAATAAAAACAAAGGGTATGTAAAACTCGGAAAATACTTACACGCTGAATCCATTGGAGAAATGAAACATGCTGATGCTGTCATCGAAAGAATTCTTTTTTTTGATGGAGTACCTGATTTACAACGTTATATGAAAATTATGGTAGGTTCTAATATTGAAGAAATGCTCAAACATGATCTTGCTTTAGAATTTGCCGCTGTTGAGAGATTAAATCGTGGTATAGAAATTGCGACAAAATTTAAAGACAATGGTTCGCGTGAGTTAATGGAGAAAATTTTAATTTCCGAAGAAGAACATATCGACTGGATTGAAGCACAACAAAATATTATCTCAGAGATTGGAGTTGCTAATTATTTAGCTCAACAGATTGAAGGGGAATAA
- a CDS encoding MBL fold metallo-hydrolase produces the protein MNEIKFKLKSFCILSSILLLSSCSAFGKNPEGKHLEKIINSPNFDSQREQFINRKADVLEKMRENQSMLKITFEFLFGGQNNRTPSEKLPEIKPDLQEFLEKSNKLKFIWFGHSTFLVNIDGTILLFDPVFSGAASPISFLVKRFQLPVLKKEELPEIHYIIISHDHYDHLDMETIQFFKSKKTKFITPLGVSSHIKEWGIEQERLSELDWWESIQTENLEFILTPAQHFSGRSLAKQNKTLWGSWIVRNKTQSLYFSGDSGFDTHFKTIGDKYGPFDITFIENGQYDQKWKDVHVLPEETAQAFIDLKGKRLVPVHWGMFDLSLHSWYDPIERLEKESEKRNINLLTPKFGQIVKLEEDTIFEKWWKKFIK, from the coding sequence ATGAATGAAATAAAATTTAAATTGAAGTCTTTTTGTATTCTATCAAGCATACTCCTATTATCTTCCTGTTCCGCGTTTGGAAAAAATCCCGAAGGAAAACATTTAGAAAAAATTATCAATTCTCCTAATTTTGATTCTCAAAGGGAACAATTCATCAATCGAAAAGCAGATGTATTAGAGAAAATGCGGGAAAATCAGAGTATGTTAAAAATTACATTTGAATTTTTATTTGGAGGTCAAAACAATAGAACACCTTCCGAAAAATTGCCCGAAATAAAACCCGATCTCCAAGAATTTTTAGAAAAATCGAATAAACTAAAATTTATATGGTTTGGACATTCTACATTTTTAGTAAACATAGATGGAACAATTCTGTTATTTGATCCTGTTTTTTCGGGAGCGGCTTCTCCTATTAGCTTCTTAGTAAAAAGATTTCAACTTCCTGTTCTCAAAAAAGAAGAGCTCCCAGAAATTCACTACATCATTATTTCGCATGACCATTACGATCATTTGGATATGGAAACCATTCAGTTTTTTAAATCAAAAAAAACGAAATTCATCACTCCGCTGGGAGTAAGTTCTCATATTAAAGAATGGGGAATCGAACAAGAAAGACTTTCTGAGTTAGATTGGTGGGAATCTATTCAGACAGAAAACTTAGAATTTATCCTCACACCGGCTCAGCATTTTTCCGGAAGAAGTCTAGCGAAACAGAATAAAACACTTTGGGGCTCTTGGATTGTAAGAAATAAAACACAAAGTCTCTATTTCAGCGGCGACTCCGGATTTGACACTCATTTCAAAACGATTGGAGATAAATACGGTCCATTTGATATAACTTTTATTGAAAATGGACAATACGATCAAAAGTGGAAAGATGTTCATGTACTTCCAGAGGAAACCGCACAAGCTTTTATAGATTTAAAAGGAAAACGATTAGTTCCCGTTCATTGGGGAATGTTTGATTTATCCCTTCACAGTTGGTATGACCCAATTGAAAGATTAGAAAAAGAATCCGAAAAACGAAATATCAATTTACTGACTCCAAAATTTGGACAAATCGTAAAACTAGAAGAAGATACCATTTTTGAGAAGTGGTGGAAAAAATTTATAAAATAA
- a CDS encoding type II toxin-antitoxin system Phd/YefM family antitoxin, with the protein MIWNVANAKSQLSELIGSAMNEPQVIYNRKKPSVVVINYEEFNRLKNLDVLIHSTHKWSKFIEFSNHLTKKGSISIELPSRKDRMGMVV; encoded by the coding sequence ATGATCTGGAATGTTGCTAACGCTAAATCACAATTATCTGAACTTATTGGCAGTGCAATGAATGAACCCCAGGTAATTTACAATCGTAAAAAACCTTCTGTAGTTGTTATAAATTATGAAGAATTTAATCGATTAAAAAACCTGGATGTACTAATTCATAGCACTCATAAATGGTCAAAGTTTATAGAATTTTCAAATCATCTCACTAAAAAGGGTTCTATTTCTATCGAACTCCCTTCCCGCAAAGATAGAATGGGAATGGTTGTTTAA
- a CDS encoding DUF433 domain-containing protein translates to MKFTRITTNPLIMNGQPCIRGMRLTVRRVIEIISLYKSREEIFTEFPELEEEDIKQVLDYVQTLLDDKIIPLTKVA, encoded by the coding sequence ATAAAGTTTACTCGAATCACAACGAATCCATTAATTATGAATGGGCAACCCTGCATTCGAGGAATGCGGCTAACGGTTAGAAGAGTTATAGAAATTATATCTCTTTATAAATCCCGAGAAGAAATATTCACAGAATTTCCAGAATTGGAAGAAGAAGATATAAAGCAAGTTTTAGATTATGTTCAAACACTTTTGGACGATAAAATCATTCCCCTGACCAAGGTAGCTTAA
- a CDS encoding 1-acyl-sn-glycerol-3-phosphate acyltransferase, with translation MKLRSKKHPGQTWFATLSIYFFGGILLRFLYKIRIEGGENIPKTGPLLVLAKHQRLNDIPLGCAALFAKSGRRAWCIMKDTLNLPYLFGYLLKCGGIPIDRKNPEKTKESFTFAKHVLYHNQLLCLFPEQTFFPWKMGKGKVPGFRVIAGKPEHPLQVICVGFEYGHEKWRTSVTIRIGKVAYFTKEDNAESYLHEKMKEIATLSNLEYTFPMQTSKEEAE, from the coding sequence TTGAAACTACGCTCTAAAAAACATCCCGGACAAACATGGTTTGCCACACTCAGTATATATTTCTTTGGTGGAATCCTACTTCGATTTCTCTATAAAATTCGAATTGAAGGAGGAGAAAATATTCCTAAAACCGGCCCCCTCCTCGTCCTCGCAAAACACCAGCGGCTAAATGATATTCCCCTCGGTTGCGCTGCCCTATTCGCAAAATCAGGACGACGCGCTTGGTGTATTATGAAAGATACTCTAAATCTGCCCTATCTATTCGGCTATCTTCTAAAATGTGGCGGAATTCCTATCGACCGAAAAAATCCAGAAAAAACAAAAGAAAGTTTCACCTTCGCCAAACACGTATTATACCACAATCAACTACTCTGTCTTTTCCCCGAACAAACTTTTTTCCCTTGGAAAATGGGTAAAGGAAAAGTGCCTGGCTTTCGTGTCATAGCGGGTAAACCCGAACATCCGCTCCAAGTCATCTGCGTCGGCTTCGAATATGGTCACGAAAAATGGCGAACCTCAGTCACCATTCGCATTGGTAAAGTGGCTTATTTTACAAAAGAGGATAATGCAGAGAGTTACTTGCACGAAAAGATGAAGGAGATAGCGACTCTTTCGAATTTGGAATATACGTTTCCGATGCAGACTTCGAAAGAGGAAGCAGAATAG
- a CDS encoding type II toxin-antitoxin system VapC family toxin, giving the protein MYLVDTNIISELTKPKRNQGVIKWISNQDTLSLSVISYHELRYGINRTKKEQKKNLEIWWNEFLSYSPEFISIDLNIANISGVIRSKSESEGHIMTLADSLIAATAIHYNKILVTRNSSDFEKCGLSLLNPFEIV; this is encoded by the coding sequence ATGTATCTAGTTGACACTAATATAATTTCAGAGCTTACTAAACCAAAAAGAAATCAGGGTGTAATAAAATGGATTTCAAATCAAGATACATTAAGCCTGAGTGTTATATCCTATCATGAATTAAGATATGGGATTAATCGAACAAAAAAAGAACAAAAGAAAAACCTAGAAATCTGGTGGAATGAATTTTTATCCTACTCTCCAGAATTCATTTCTATAGATTTAAATATTGCAAACATTTCTGGAGTAATCCGTTCAAAATCTGAAAGTGAAGGGCATATTATGACACTTGCCGATTCTTTAATTGCTGCTACAGCTATTCATTATAATAAAATTTTAGTAACTCGTAATAGTTCAGATTTTGAAAAATGCGGTTTGAGCCTACTAAACCCATTCGAAATTGTTTGA
- a CDS encoding DUF3368 domain-containing protein, producing MKVIGSLGILLLAKEKKLVLEIKSKVVKIQESDIFLSEDVIQKVLKLANEK from the coding sequence ATTAAAGTCATTGGTAGTTTAGGAATTCTTTTATTAGCCAAAGAAAAGAAGTTAGTCTTAGAAATAAAATCTAAAGTTGTAAAAATTCAAGAATCAGACATTTTCCTATCAGAGGATGTAATTCAGAAAGTTCTAAAACTTGCTAACGAAAAGTAG
- a CDS encoding type II toxin-antitoxin system VapC family toxin, whose translation MASNKDSKYPFWDTSGWFSLIIPSESNHNKAKKIADQLQKSKLPFFTSDLVIQETMTLLMARKETEKAKQFWASLTESKVIRLERIDESRFQKSGDYFAKYIDQGYSFVDASSFVLMKEFRITTAVSTDKHFTKAGFKKLLDGNG comes from the coding sequence ATGGCATCTAATAAGGATTCTAAATATCCTTTTTGGGATACCTCCGGTTGGTTTTCTTTGATTATTCCCTCTGAATCAAATCATAATAAAGCTAAAAAAATAGCTGACCAACTTCAAAAAAGTAAACTACCTTTTTTTACATCTGATCTCGTAATTCAAGAGACCATGACACTGCTTATGGCCCGCAAAGAAACAGAGAAAGCAAAACAATTTTGGGCAAGTCTTACTGAATCAAAAGTAATTCGTTTAGAACGCATAGATGAATCTAGATTTCAAAAATCAGGTGATTATTTCGCAAAGTATATAGACCAAGGTTACTCCTTTGTAGACGCTTCTTCCTTTGTTTTAATGAAAGAATTTAGAATAACGACTGCTGTTTCAACAGATAAGCATTTTACCAAAGCTGGATTTAAAAAACTTTTAGATGGAAACGGCTAA
- a CDS encoding DUF5615 family PIN-like protein, with protein sequence MRFLLDQGLPRSLKILLIGLGHDSEHVGSIGMKSAPD encoded by the coding sequence ATGCGTTTTCTTTTGGATCAAGGTTTGCCTCGTTCTTTAAAAATATTATTGATAGGACTAGGACATGATTCTGAACACGTAGGTTCAATTGGAATGAAAAGCGCACCAGATTAG
- a CDS encoding thiolase family protein: protein MIPIYIHSPALSKFGKQEKSVLQLSKETASSSISTFEKERIDLLVFTSFTPERYTNEFHLAAKLADALNLNSVFAVRTETASSSGASALHVAYSMLSSGLYKNALIVGTEIMSKLEREESNLVLGSVLSDRMRNFSMSMAQGAAMITNRYLNDYGYKRDDLFFIAKKLHDNGFQNPNAHIKKQITESDYFKAPIFSDPLGLYDISPLSDGSSSLILSSEIKSNILIRGIGHGLGDFKTVNLGTSFTASKIAFKRAYDMAKINPKDIQIAELHDAFTTFELIGAEDAGLFPKGHALNAVKDGVSAITGDLPINASGGLKSRGHPIGASGLAQIAEIIRFMSDGKKNIGLIHSIGGLATNNFATILEQI, encoded by the coding sequence ATGATTCCAATTTATATCCACTCCCCCGCATTAAGCAAATTTGGAAAACAGGAAAAATCTGTTTTGCAACTCTCTAAGGAAACGGCATCTAGTTCTATATCTACCTTTGAAAAAGAGAGAATCGATTTACTCGTATTTACCTCATTTACTCCAGAACGTTATACGAATGAATTTCACCTTGCCGCAAAATTAGCGGATGCATTGAACCTCAACTCAGTATTTGCAGTTCGTACAGAGACAGCTTCTTCCAGTGGAGCTTCCGCTCTTCATGTTGCCTATTCAATGTTATCCAGTGGATTATATAAAAATGCGCTAATTGTAGGAACTGAAATTATGAGTAAACTTGAAAGAGAAGAAAGCAATTTGGTTTTAGGTTCCGTATTATCTGATCGTATGAGAAACTTTTCTATGTCAATGGCCCAAGGGGCAGCAATGATTACGAATCGATATTTAAATGACTACGGCTACAAACGCGATGATTTATTTTTTATTGCAAAGAAATTACATGATAATGGATTTCAAAACCCAAACGCTCATATAAAAAAACAAATTACAGAATCTGATTATTTTAAAGCTCCAATTTTTTCTGATCCACTTGGACTTTACGATATATCTCCCTTATCCGATGGAAGCAGTAGTTTAATACTATCTTCCGAAATAAAATCCAATATCCTAATTCGTGGAATTGGACATGGTTTAGGAGATTTTAAAACTGTAAATTTAGGCACCAGTTTTACTGCTTCAAAAATAGCATTTAAGAGAGCGTATGATATGGCAAAAATAAATCCTAAAGACATTCAAATTGCAGAATTACACGATGCGTTTACTACATTTGAACTGATTGGTGCCGAAGACGCAGGATTATTTCCAAAAGGTCATGCTTTAAATGCAGTTAAAGACGGAGTATCCGCTATTACTGGAGATCTACCGATTAACGCTTCTGGCGGACTAAAATCGAGAGGGCATCCTATCGGAGCATCTGGATTAGCTCAAATTGCTGAAATCATTCGATTCATGTCTGATGGTAAAAAGAATATAGGACTTATACATTCTATTGGTGGTCTTGCTACGAACAATTTTGCAACAATACTGGAACAAATATGA
- the waaF gene encoding lipopolysaccharide heptosyltransferase II, whose product MKILIIQTAFLGDLILTTSFFREVKNKFKDAEIHLIVNKGTEDILSGNPNISKVISFDKAKVKKSIFYFMSFIKNLRKEKFDLCISPHFSHRSSIISFLSGAKERIGYHESGFSFLHTKKISRPIHGKHEVDKLFSLIHESPENFSLEKKRPELFFPAERISRIKDILDSHRLNKNYIVLAPSSIWETKRMPTEKFQELFSLISHNTNFPILLVGSKKDEILCENIIERRYPEIPTKESKSIADRIFNLAGKTDLVELSYLISKAKVIVSNDSSPIHFASAHNIPTIMIYGATIPDFGYSTLVDKQYLAQVEGLPCRPCGIHGGKFCPEKHFKCMKEQNVEIMFQKLMQFID is encoded by the coding sequence ATGAAAATACTAATTATTCAAACTGCATTTTTAGGAGATTTAATTTTAACTACTTCCTTTTTTAGAGAAGTAAAAAATAAATTCAAAGATGCAGAAATTCATTTAATCGTAAACAAAGGCACAGAAGATATTCTATCAGGAAATCCGAATATATCAAAAGTTATTTCATTCGATAAAGCAAAAGTAAAAAAATCTATCTTTTATTTTATGAGTTTCATTAAAAATCTTAGAAAAGAAAAGTTTGATTTATGTATTAGTCCACATTTTTCACATCGTTCTAGTATAATCAGTTTTTTATCCGGAGCAAAGGAGAGAATCGGTTATCATGAATCTGGATTTTCATTTTTACATACTAAAAAAATTTCCAGACCAATTCACGGCAAACACGAAGTAGACAAACTATTCTCACTCATCCATGAGTCTCCAGAGAATTTTTCGTTAGAAAAAAAACGCCCTGAACTTTTTTTCCCAGCAGAAAGAATTTCCAGAATAAAAGACATTTTAGATTCTCATCGATTAAATAAAAATTATATTGTATTAGCGCCCTCTTCTATTTGGGAAACCAAAAGAATGCCGACAGAAAAGTTTCAAGAATTGTTTTCCTTAATTTCGCATAATACTAATTTTCCCATACTTTTAGTAGGATCTAAAAAGGATGAAATCCTATGCGAAAATATTATTGAAAGAAGATATCCGGAAATACCTACAAAAGAAAGTAAATCCATTGCCGATCGAATTTTCAATTTGGCTGGCAAAACCGATTTAGTAGAACTATCCTATTTAATTAGCAAAGCAAAGGTGATTGTATCAAACGACTCATCCCCCATTCACTTTGCTTCGGCTCACAATATCCCTACCATTATGATTTATGGCGCAACAATTCCAGACTTTGGGTATTCCACTCTTGTAGACAAACAATACTTAGCCCAAGTAGAAGGACTTCCCTGTCGTCCTTGCGGTATCCATGGAGGAAAATTTTGTCCAGAAAAACATTTTAAATGTATGAAAGAACAAAATGTAGAAATCATGTTCCAAAAATTAATGCAGTTTATAGACTAA